The DNA segment CGCGGTGTATCTCACGGCCGAGATTCACAACGACGATGTCTGCGACGCCGAACTCGACCGCCTGTTGGGAACGGCCTACATGGAGACCGAGCAGAGCTTTCGGCCGGCCATGCGCCTGGGTTTCGGCTCGAAGTTCAAGGGCTGACCCGCTCCCAATCCGGCCGACCTCCCGGCCGATCAGCGAAGGCGTGGAAGTTTGTGCGACGAAGTGGTTGCTTTTCCGCGGGGAGTTCGGCAACGTAACGCCACGGCCGGAGGGTGCGGCGCCGGACGTCGGGGAAGCGGACCGATGCATGCACCCTCCGGCCTCTTGCTACCCGGGCTCTTGCTACCCGGCCTCTTGCTCTTTGTGGCGGGGGGTGTTGGTGATGGTGGTGTTGTCGGGTCGGGTGGCTTGGAGTGGTTGGTTGGGGTTGCCGGTGATGGTGGCGTGGCCGGTGTGGTGTCGGGTGTGGTGGTAGCGGCATAGGTGGGTGAGGTTGTTGGGGTCGGTGGTTCCGCCGTTGCTGTGGTGGGTGAGGTGGTGCAGGTCGGAGCCGATGGTGGGGCGTTCGCATCCGGGGAAGCGGCAGCCGCGGTCGCGGTGGGCCAGGACGCGTCGCAAGATGTCGGGGGCGAGGCGGCGGGTGTGTCCGTAGGACAGGGGTGTGCCGTTGCGGGTGAAAGTGGGGGTGATGTCTGCGTTGGCGAGAAGGGCCCAGAGGGTTTCGTCGGTGATGTCGAGGTTGGTTTCGGTGTGGGTGGGTCCGGAGATGTCGGGTTGGCCGTGGCGTTGGGTGAACAGTGCGGTGAGGCCTTCGTGGACGCGGTTGAGTTTGTCGAGGTCGATGTGGAGGTAGGTGCCGACGCGGCCGGGTTTGGTGGCGCCTGCTGCGGTGATGAGGGCGTCGCGTAGGGCGTTGGCTCTGCGTTGGGCCATGGTGGGCCCGCGTTCAGGCTCGGCAGGTTCCGCCGGCTCGGGTTCCGGTTCGGGCTCGGCGGGGTCAGGCTCCGCCGGCTCAGGCCCGGGTTCAGGTCCGGGTTCAGGTCCGGGCTCACCGGGCTCGGCGGGGTCAGGCTCCGCCGGCTCAGGCCCGGGTTCAGGTCCGGGTTCAGGTCCGGGCTCACCGGGCTCGGCGGGCTCCGGTTCGGTGGGTGGGCTGGCGCCTGTGGGTGCGCTGCCGCTGCCGCTGCCGCTGTCGCTGCAGCTGTCGCTGTCGGTTTCGTTGGTTTCGTTGGTGGTGGTGTGGGTTTGGCGGTTGATGAGGTCGTGGAGGATGGTGGCGAGGAGTGCGCCGTCGTCGGGGGTGAGGTTGCCGTGGAGGTGCCAGCGTCCGTTGAATGTTTTGGACAGGGTGATGTGGGATGGTTCGGTGTTGGGGTCGCTGGGGCCGTCTTGGTCGAGGCGGTCGCGGACGTTGTCGCAGAATTGTTCGAATCGGTTGATGCTGGTGTGGGTGGCGGTGTCGATGAGGAGTTGTTCGACGTTGCGGATGGCTTCGATGGCGTCGAGGGTTTGTTGGTGGGTGTAGCGGGTGGGGATGATTTTGGAGATGGCGTCGAGGTGGCCGAGGGTGATGGTGCCGTTGTTGTAGGCGGTGGCGATTTGTTCGAATCGTTCGATGGTGGTGGTGGCGCGTAGGAGCCGGTTGGCGTCGCGGCGGGCGATGCCGTGGTGTAGTGCGAGCCAGTGGCTCATGGTGGGGATGCGGTCGTGGAGGTGGACGTTTTCGTGTTGAGCGATTTTGACGGTGGCGACGTGGAGGCGTTGGGCGAGGTGGTTGAGGCGGGCTGCGGTGAGGGACAGTTCGCGGGCGATGTGTTCGCGTTGACCACCGCTTGAGCCGTTGAACGGTGTTGTGTCGCCTGGGGTGGTGTTGAGGGTGTCGATGCCGGTTTGGACGTGGTCGAGGAGTTGTTCGAGTTGTGTGGCGAGGGTGTTGCCGGTGGTGGTTGCTGTGTCGAGCAGACCCCAACCGTCACCGCCGCGTTCACCGTCGCTGTCACCGTTGTTGGTGTGTTGGGATGCCCTGTCGTGCTCGAACATGTGTTCATGGTATCGAACGACAGTTCGGTTTGCAAGCTGAAACCCATGAATCCAGAACAAATGTTCGCCACCTCGATATGCACCTCCGAGCGCCGCTTACAGCGCCCACCAACACGCCGCCGCCACCCACATGCAGCCTCCGGCATCGGCTCGCGTAGGCTGACCGCATGACCATCCTGCAAATCGTCGGCGGCGGAAAGATGGGCGAGGCCCTGATCGGCGGCATCCTTCGCGGCGGCGATCTGGCACCGGGAGACGTTCGGGTCGTGGAGGCGGTGGCCGAGCGTCGTGAGGCACTCGCAGAGCTGTTTCCCGGTGCGCAGATCTCCACCGAAATTGGGCCGGCCTCGGGCACGATCATCGCCGTGAAGCCCGCCGGGGCGGCGGCGGTTGCGGCGGCGGTGGCCGCGGCGGGAGGCGGCAGAATCCTCTCGATCGCCGCGGGGGTCACCCTCGCGCAACTCGAGGCGGCGGCCGGCCCGGGCGTTGCGGTGGTGCGGGCCATGCCGAACACCCCCGCCCTGATCGGCGAGGGCGCCTCGGCCGTCGCCGGGGGAACCCATGCTTCCGATGCAGACGTCGACTGGGCGGTGGGGCTGCTCGGCGCCGTCGGGGTGGTCGTTCGGGTCGACGAGTCGCAACTCGATGCGGTCACGGCGTTGTCGGGTTCCGGCCCGGCGTACGTCTTCCTGATCGGTGAGGCGTTGATCGACGCCGGGGTGTCGGCAGGGCTTTCCCGCGACCTGGCCACGACCCTCGCCGCTCAGACCCTGGTGGGTTCGGCCCAACTGATGGCTCAAAGCGACCTGGTGCCCTCGGAGCTTCGCGCCGCGGTCACCTCGCCCGGCGGGACGACGGCGGCCGGAGTGCGGGTTCTGGAACAACGCGCCGTGCGGGCAGCTCTCATCGATGCGGTGCACGCCGCGTTCGAACGCTCGCGGGAGATGGCACATTGAGCGCAGGGATCAGTCGCTACGACACCGTGACCCTGCTGAGCGACCTGGGCACCACCGACGGGTATGTCGGGGTGTTGCATTCGATCGTTCGACAGCTTGCACCAGGTGTCGGCGTGGTCGATCTCACTCACGAGATCGAGGCCTGCGACGTCCAGGCCGGAGCCCTCGTGTTGGCACGAAGCGTGCAGTATCTGTGCCCGGGGGTGATCGTCGGGCTCGTCGACCCGGGGGTCGGCTCGG comes from the Microthrixaceae bacterium genome and includes:
- a CDS encoding HNH endonuclease, which produces MFEHDRASQHTNNGDSDGERGGDGWGLLDTATTTGNTLATQLEQLLDHVQTGIDTLNTTPGDTTPFNGSSGGQREHIARELSLTAARLNHLAQRLHVATVKIAQHENVHLHDRIPTMSHWLALHHGIARRDANRLLRATTTIERFEQIATAYNNGTITLGHLDAISKIIPTRYTHQQTLDAIEAIRNVEQLLIDTATHTSINRFEQFCDNVRDRLDQDGPSDPNTEPSHITLSKTFNGRWHLHGNLTPDDGALLATILHDLINRQTHTTTNETNETDSDSCSDSGSGSGSAPTGASPPTEPEPAEPGEPGPEPGPEPGPEPAEPDPAEPGEPGPEPGPEPGPEPAEPDPAEPEPEPEPAEPAEPERGPTMAQRRANALRDALITAAGATKPGRVGTYLHIDLDKLNRVHEGLTALFTQRHGQPDISGPTHTETNLDITDETLWALLANADITPTFTRNGTPLSYGHTRRLAPDILRRVLAHRDRGCRFPGCERPTIGSDLHHLTHHSNGGTTDPNNLTHLCRYHHTRHHTGHATITGNPNQPLQATRPDNTTITNTPRHKEQEAG
- the proC gene encoding pyrroline-5-carboxylate reductase, with amino-acid sequence MTILQIVGGGKMGEALIGGILRGGDLAPGDVRVVEAVAERREALAELFPGAQISTEIGPASGTIIAVKPAGAAAVAAAVAAAGGGRILSIAAGVTLAQLEAAAGPGVAVVRAMPNTPALIGEGASAVAGGTHASDADVDWAVGLLGAVGVVVRVDESQLDAVTALSGSGPAYVFLIGEALIDAGVSAGLSRDLATTLAAQTLVGSAQLMAQSDLVPSELRAAVTSPGGTTAAGVRVLEQRAVRAALIDAVHAAFERSREMAH